The following coding sequences lie in one Spinacia oleracea cultivar Varoflay chromosome 1, BTI_SOV_V1, whole genome shotgun sequence genomic window:
- the LOC110799552 gene encoding omega-6 fatty acid desaturase, chloroplastic, protein MESAITISNHVNLAFSLSRNPSLSTKNSAGISCIKWQRPCLRNLGHVRLNQQRKGTRRKSTLVQAVAVPVAQPSAFPPTDNTEHLKQLAERYGFQQIGEPLPDDVTMRDIITSLPKQVFEINDTKAWGTVLISVTSYALGIFMIAKAPWYLLPLAWAWTGTAITGFFVIGHDCAHKSFSKNKLVEDIVGTLAFMPLIYPYEPWRFKHDQHHAKTNMLREDTAWLPIMKEDIESSPGLRKALIYAYGPLRTWMSIAHWLKVHFNLKNFRQSEVKRATISLAAVFAFMVIGWPLIIYKTGIVGWIKFWLMPWLGYHFWMSTFTIVHHTAPHIPFKSSKEWNAAQAQLSGTVHCDYPRWIEILCHDISVHIPHHISPKIPSYNLRAANQSLNENWGKYLNKAKWNWRLMRTIMTTCHIYDKDENYVSFEKAVPEESQPISFLKRVMPDYA, encoded by the exons ATGGAGTCCGCAATTACCATCAGTAATCACGTTAATCTCGCCTTTTCTCTCTCCAGAAACCCCAGTTTATCCACCAAGAATTCTGCTG GCATATCTTGCATAAAATGGCAGAGACCATGCCTAAGAAATTTAGGCCATGTGAGACTCAACCAGCAAAGGAAGGGTACAAGAAGAAAGTCAACCTTAGTGCAGGCTGTAGCAGTCCCAGTTGCACAACCTTCCGCCTTCCCCCCGACAGATAACACAGAACACCTTAAACAGCTAGCAGAGAGATACGGTTTCCAACAAATTGGTGAGCCACTTCCTGATGATGTTACAATGAGGGACATAATTACCTCACTTCCTAAGCAG GTGTTTGAGATAAATGACACAAAAGCATGGGGAACAGTTCTAATAAGTGTGACTTCATATGCTTTGGGTATCTTTATGATTGCCAAAGCCCCTTGGTATTTGCTTCCTCTTGCCTGGGCATGGACAGGCACTGCAATCACAGGG TTTTTCGTGATAGGGCATGATTGTGCTCACAAGTCCTTTTCAAAGAATAAGCTAGTTGAAGACATTGTTGGGACTCTTGCATTTATGCCGCTTATTTATCCTTATGAACCATGGCGCTTCAAGCATGATCAGCATCATGCAAAAACTAATAT GTTGCGTGAAGATACAGCTTGGCTTCCGATCATGAAAGAAGATATAGAGTCATCTCCGGGCTTGCGTAAAGCTCTAATATACGCTTATGGTCCTCTTCGAACTTGGATGTCAATAGCTCACTG GTTAAAGGTTCACTTCAATTTGAAGAATTTCAGACAGAGTGAAGTGAAGCGTGCTACGATAAGCTTAGCTGCTGTTTTCGCATTTATGGTTATAGGTTGGCCCCTGATAATATATAAAACCGGAATAGTTGGATGGATCAAGTTCTGGCTAATGCCATGGTTGGGCTACCATTTTTGG ATGAGTACTTTCACAATAGTTCATCATACAGCGCCTCATATCCCTTTTAAAAGTTCAAAGGAGTGGAATGCAGCACAGGCACAGCTTAGCGGAACTGTACACTGTGACTATCCCCGTTG GATAGAGATCTTGTGTCATGATATCAGTGTGCATATTCCTCATCATATCTCTCCTAAAATTCCAAGTTACAATTTGCGAGCAGCTAATCAGTCCCTAAATGAGAACTGGGGAAAG TACCTAAACAAGGCAAAATGGAATTGGCGTTTGATGAGAACAATAATGACAACATGTCATATATACGATAAAGATGAAAATTACGTCTCTTTTGAGAAAGCTGTCCCTGAAGAATCACAGCCGATATCATTCCTTAAAAGAGTGATGCCTGATTATGCTTGA